The Ciconia boyciana chromosome 26, ASM3463844v1, whole genome shotgun sequence nucleotide sequence TCTAGAACCCAGCACTGCTTTAACCAcacatttcctcctcctttcctggtctctgtttcttttcaagctCTTTGGGGTAATATACTTTCAGTTGTTCCCTTTTAGTTCTATGTTCTCTTAATCTCTGTAATCCCTCTGGTAAAACCCCCAAAGCATTTGAGCCTGAGGATAGATTAATATACTTGATGTAATAAGTAAATATAACCTATAAAATAGTTCTATCCAAATATTTCTTAGCATAGCAGTGTAATTTCCTATAGACTGTGGAGCAGGTTGGTAAAATGTAAGGAGCTGATTTCCTTCATcagataaaaatacagtttgcaaACTACCATTTCAGCTAAATGTCTGGTCACAAAAGCTTGTGGCTTAGCactttttccagtaaaaaataagaaatattattttctttataaagtaGCCCTGAAACGCAGAGAATCAAATCATTGAACTCAGCGTATCTGAACAGCTAATCTGGATCTGGATTTACAAACGGACATATGACAAATACACTGGATCAGATGACCAATCTACTTCCCTTATTACTGTCTCTGGTGAAAATAAGTAGGATTTAAAATAAGCAGGATTTAGTTTTTACCTATCCATAAAAACTAAATACAAGCTAGGATTATTCTGCAATAAAATTCCCATGTAGATAATGCTCTTTCTTCAGCTGGGTCATTAAACAGCTTAGGATATGGCCATGTCTCTCTGATTCAGTCACTGACTGAAATGGTACAGGagaattctgcattttaaagctTATGCTATCCTACATTTTCAATCTGCTAACAGTACAAGAGTGCTCAACTATAAGtcacagtgaaataaatgcCTCAACCCTGGTCTTGACTCCTAAAGCCTACCAGTAACACAACTTACcaacatactaaaaaaaaaaaaggagagaaaaagagacagaatcAAAAAATAGTCCTAAAAACTCTAATGTAATAGTAGTGAACAGTATTCTAAGCTCCCATGCAAAAGCATTCTggcatttagaaagaaatgaaatggcATCAGACCTACCTTATGTAGAGGAGAGTACACAAGGAGAGGTTGATGGAATAGGTCTGTGTACCTGCTCCTTTTATACAGTGCTTCAGATTGCCTGGGGGGTCTGAGGCACACTCTACACATGGAGTCATAATCACCAACCAGCCCAAATTTGAAGCACATATAACTTCCCAAAGTGATGAAACTGTTTTTGCTTGCTGTTTGCAAAATCACCCTAAATCTCTGACTAGCATGATATGCACATTCCAGCTCCCAGTTCTCTTTCATCTTGAAGCCTAATTGACCAGCTTCATTGCTGGTATCATTCCACCCTGCTAACTGGCATTTGAGGAGGAATTAAACTGCTTCTATTTATTTAGCACTTCCTTCATTAACTTCCCATAATGATTTTAATCAGAGCTATAACCTGCTGTCATATACATGTTTGTATTTAAGTGCTTTAGATCTAGGCTGTAATCTAATCTACTCACACATTTTGCAATGAAATGTTCAGTGAGGTGGAAGACACCTTCTGATCCTTTTCCCACCCACAGCCACAAAACATGAGAGAGGTCCTGTACCTACAGTAATCGTGGACATTGTCTAATGGTCTTTGATttagaaattctgatttttccttgctgcttggCAAGACCAGCAGAGAACTCAGTATTTTAGTACCTGaaacagtgtttaaaacaaAGGCTAAAGTTTTCTCTGAAGGGatatcagtatttttttgcttatttttcaccTGGAATCTACAAAGGCTCACAGATTCTCTCACAGCTTCAGCAATGTAGAATGGCTGCAAATACAAACAGATTGGTAGTTACTAGCTACTGTATATTGACATTGCACAGCTCTGAAGGAGGATATAACACAAGACAGCGGTGAGGCAGGTGCaaatttctcagtttctttgtgAAGTTAGGTGTTTCTGTCCACCACTGCATTCATTCAGTCTatatcttctctttccttttgttcatATGATGGAGTGTAGTTTGCCCTTAGATCTACCCCTTCACCTTACAAAGGAATTGAATTAAAGTTTCACTGAAGGATGTCACAGAAACAAGTTTTGAGTGCTTCCTTCACAGACTTACTGGGTAGGTGGTGGGAAAAGCAATGGAATTATCCGAGGAATAGTTATTGCAAcagtggactttttttttttctcttctgtctttcctgaCTAGCAGGACATCACCTGCAGAGTGCATATTGTTGCAGAGCCCAGTTTTGACTCCAAGATTTCAAGTGACTTGAAATTACTCAGGCCTCCCCAATACTTAGTGGGAAAGGACAAGATTTTCTCCTGTCTCAGAAGCTTACCTTGCTAGAATTGGTATCACCCTCAAAACATaacaattttgctttcattgaCTATGGAGACAGACAACAAGCTCAACTGAAACATCCAGCTTTTAAACAGGGAAGGTTTGATGAGATGTGCCCCAACCGTATTCCCATATTCTGAAATTCTGTGTAATAAACAGTGCATGGTCCAGCCTCAGAAACCCTCATTTGCCTATCAATCAGTTCTTTATCAAATAATAAACACTGCAACATTTCTACCAGAATTTATACTTAAATTATGAGgttcttttttccagaatttgAGATGGCCCTAGGGGATCACAAGAGCTATAATACTCACAAAGGttgttcaaatattttttgtgtgtgtttttaagcaCCTCCCAAACCCTCCTTAGTAGTTTACACATGAAGTGGTGCGTCATTATTGTAATGTAAGTATGTGGTTGGATTCAAGCAGCccagcattttgaaatatatttattaaattgtACTGGTCAAGAGCACTCTTCCTGTTCCCTTTACCAGCTCATGATTTCTAACCTTAGGATTTcagttggttttcttttataatttaggttttcatttatttgtttaagtTTGTGTATAAGCTCCTTCAGTGCTGATGCTGTATTAACTCACATCCCCCTCAGTGCCTGTAGCACAAAGATCTGCAATAGCTGCCTCTGTACTCatgttttgaaagcttttcctAGGACTTTCCTAGCCTAACTGTGAGCGGTCTacctttcttttgtgttttaaacacCTGCTCAGCTTCctaaaaaaatatacttaacaAGTTGCCTTTGTTGTGACCAGTTAATTTACCTCTAAAACGTGAAGAAACCATACAACTGGGTAGTCTGGGAGACAAGGCATGAGTTtggaggattttaaaaagcactttgcGATGtgtcttttgattttttccctgaaaagtgCAGGATGGTACTGTCTAAATCTTAATTCTAATTTCATATAAGGGTTGCTGATTTCACAAGAAAGACACCATGTTTTGTGTCAATTATACTTTATCTAGCATGAGTAAGGAAGGATGGAAAGAGAACCTGCATATGAAAGCAGATGGCAATTATGATTAACATTTAAGCCACCATCATTATGTGAACCAATAAAAGAAGAGGTAAATAAATGAAGCCAGCATAATTCCTCCTGTCATTCTAATGTATTTAATGGAACGTTACCAGGAATGAATCTTGGCAATTAAGTGCtaagatgaaagaaatatttgttttataatttgcatttcatgCAGCGTGAGAATTTGCATCAGCtaataaacataaatattgAGCAAAACTGTTTCATCATTTTGAGGTGAACCATGTGTGATAAATGTGGTCTCGTGTTAATGGGAGTCTCAGGTTCTTCAGGCAGTTTGAGGAAATATATAAAAAGTCCCTCCTGAAAACTTGTATTTACTTGTATTTACTACTCTTGCCTTCTTCTTCCCAGAGCCAGCTATTTTCTAGATAtcaaactgttctttttctgtaaattgaAATTAGtcctcttttttcatttgtgaggAGGCAATGTTATATGCAGGTTTTAAGGGCTAAGCTGGTATTCTCCACAACGGATTGTACAGGAGCTGTCAGCTCTCCACTAGTTCAAATCTCAGGGTTATAATCTGCTAAACGGATACCAAAACCCTAGACTGTAGTCCTACAAACTGCTCTGTACTCCTGCACCACAAAAGCCTCAGTTGCAGCCATGTTTAACAAAGGATATGTCCTGTTCACAGTTAATTACTTGGTCTTCCAGTAGCTGTTTCAAATTACTTTGTATGGAAGAAAGCCAAAGCTTGAAAGGGATGTAAGCAAAGCTTCCTTACTCACAGCAAAAGGAGCCTCCAGGGTGTTAGGAATCAGGTGAGCTTTGGACAGTTCATTCAATAATGCATAGCATCATGATTTTTACACTAAACTTCAGATGAGGTGGACCTGACTTTTACCAGAGACAAGGTATAGGATAAGAGCAACCATTTGTCTGAGGAAGCATGTGGCCTGCTATATTCCTGTGTTTCCACTAAGCAATGATTAACCATCacttaaaaatcatttttcttaCAGGGCTTATGCATATTTGAGGAATTACATCCACAGCAGCAAGTAGATCTTGGTGGGGTAGCTACAGTTAGGTGGAATGCATCTGGGACTAAATTAGTGTTGCAGAGGATCCAGACTGCTGTGCCTTTCCCATTTCCATGAGTTCtaagcttttcttcctgttccagGGGAATTTGTGCTGTGTTACGCTTACACTTAGCCATGTTTCCCATTTGCAACTCatgcccagcaccagcaccaatAGCTGCAAGGAGCTGACTGTCCTGACCTGAGGGCAGTGGCTCAGCCACCATCCATTGTCATCAGCTTGCCAGCCCAGATGCTTAGTTCCTTCAGGGCAGCATAGCGGGATCTCTGTTAGCACTCATACTTAAGGGCTCCTTTTGTTACGGGAGCTTTTGATACTGTAGTCTTtatcaaaacagattttcttacAGATTTTCAGGTCCTGGCAGCAAGTAGAACATCccttctggctgctgttttgATACTGGATACCACTGTGGAAGCTGTGGGTCTTGCTGGAAGAGCTATTCAATTTACCAGAGAcaactaaataaaaacaaataaaagtcaGATTTATAGCTGACTTTTTAGGTAATGATGAGTGCTGAGAAGTGTGCTGTATGCACTGTCCAGTTACAGAGACTGGAGCTGGACATGTGCAGCAActcttgcctttctttcttcatattctgCATTCAGTTTCTGGTCGGATGTTCTCTGAACAATATTACATTATGCTTAGCCATACTTCTTACTGCAGTAAAATATGTAGCCTAAGATCTTTTGGCAGCTGAACCACATAAAGAAAACTATCTTGTGAGATAAGCATCTGCTTGAATCAGGAGATGGTTACATTCTTTACTGATAACCTAGAAAGAGATGCCATGTATGGTGCagtacttttgttttgttttaggcTACCTATATAATATTTCCACAAattctatttatatttaatatatacataACTTAAACAGAACCAAAGAAGTCCCAAACCCAGGAACTAAATCAGATGTACTGTGAAATTATGCACATGGTCCTTATCGTGGTTTTGAAGAAGTGTCATCTGCATACAACCAGAATTTTGGAGAGAGAGACAATTTAATAACATGGATCTAGGCTGGTCTGTGCTAGAGAAACACAGAATCTGAAAATCATTTAATATCAGTCACCAATTTTCCATTAAGAGCTGTGGTGGTGAAATTATTTGTACAACATTGGATTAGAAGTCTGCAGTGGAATAAGCAAGAGCTTAACTTTCAGAGTGAGAACAGTCACTTGCAGTTCAAAGAATTATCTCACAAACTCATGAGTGGGGAGTCTAATAAAGTAATGTGTAGAGAAGGCTGCTGTTTATCTATGGCCAGCATGTTGTGACCATGTTGTTGCAATTCAGTGGTGAAACAGGCCTAGCAAGGGCTCTTCATGGAGACTTTCACTATGTGGGCAGGGTTTGCACAATATTATTGCAGCCATAGGTACAACAGGCAGCTTTATCCAGAAAAGTTGGCAAATTCAGAATGGATGAGaacacaaaaccacaacacacttattttaaatgatgcaacagaattttaatgagaatgaaaagaacaaaaatatattgcagtATCAAGAATGTATATCCAAGATGTCAGAgtcaaatgcattttgaaagacGCTGTTAAATGTCTCACTGCATTCAGTCACAAGTATGATAAATTAGAAGATAACAAGGAATTGAACCCATGAAGATATCAGGAaagaattcaaaggaaaaaaagaagtgcgGAGCATGCAGAAGGCACTGCACTGAACAGGATTTGTGAGTGCTTTCACAAAGCTGTCACTCATCTGCTCACTGGTgaatctgcattttgtttttcacttgtaCATTATTCAGTGGATTTTCCTGTTGTGTTTAGCAGGGCCCACAGCTGCCACGGCTGTACCTGTTGTACCAGTAGGAGTAAGGGTTGCAATAGCCAGAACCATAGGGTCTACCATAGCCATACAGACCCCCGTAACCAAGAGAGGCCCCATAGCCATACAGACCCCTGTAGCCCAGGGAGccatagcccccatagccccccagacccccatagCCCAGGGAGccatagcccccatagcccccaagGACAGGTGCTCCAGAGGATCCCACAACTGAAtcctgggggaaggagctgaggatggggccAGGGAAGGTGACAACGACTGGAGGCGGCTGGATCACAGTCGTGGAGTCAGGGCACTGACGGACGCACGGCTCGTTGCAGCTGTCAGCGAGGGGCTGAGGGCGGTAGACGCCGCAGGCAGAGGTGGAGCACAGGTCATAGCAAGACATCTCGCAGGGGTGAAGGTAAGCTGTAACACACACTGATGagtaaagaaaaggcaaaaattcaATGGGAAAAAGAGTTTGAAAGTTGGACACGTGGACTAGAATAATGGCTTTATCTTTCAGGTCTTGAttgtccttccttctctttagTACTTTTCATGAGACATCTCTCCCTCTTGTAAATCAGCATTGCCCAGATTGCACATTGAACAGTCATCTCTTCTATGGTCTAATTTCTGATTTCTTATACTTGGTTCCCTTTAAGAAGCAGTTCTTTGTTCTCTCCCACTgtcaaacactgcaaaaatattatcCCGCACTTTACTTTGCAAATTACTTCCAGTATACTTTGCAGTCACTCTTAGAATGTCTGTGTCTAAAAGGTGgtttcatgtttgttttctactagcaaaaacaaagcagtgtAACCTGACAACCAGCAAAGCTCATGTGGTAAATTAATGGGTAGCTGGAAGAACAACTCTGGCATATTGATTTGTAGCGCGCTTCCAGAAGCAATAGCTAAAATCATGCTGCCAATATGCTGAACCTGCTATAAGCATGGATTAAATAAGGCATTCCCTGCCCTGAAGTGCTTCCAAAATAGCTTGAGAGTCACAGGGTGCGTGAAAAGATTATTTGTCTGATTTCCCCGATGGGAAACTGGTACACTCAGATAACTAGGGCTAGGTTTCTACTGCAGATAGGTATGCTGGGACCTGAGCTCTTCAAAAAGATTGTCACCACAGGATCTGATCCAAACTAAAAGAAAATCCGTGGAAGGACTAGGAATCAGTACCTCCtgtgaacaattttttttccccactagaACCAATAAAATGCTAGACTGGAAgagacttctggaggtcatctagtccaactccctgctcaaagcaaggaCAACGTAAAAGGTAGGTTTAGTTTCATTTTCTAgtttcatctctgttttccaaTACTTCTTTAGACAATGCTTCTATATTCTTTTTGGTTAAGCATTTCCCCTCAAcaattacatacatatacatagaCACATATCAAAAACTTACATgcaaaatccttaaaaaaaattcctagtgATTGAACAAGTCTTATGCTGATGTTTTGGAAGATGCTTTAATAGCTCAAATTTGTATTAACAGGAAacaataatttttgaaaaaccTAGTTTTACCATTTTAAACCCAATACATGGATGTCCAAcaccaaataagaaaaatatattcatggCAAAATAATCCCATGTTACTAAGAATCTTAGAATACTTATGGATGATTCCGACCTTATTTAAAATCGGCAGAAGAGAGATACTCAAATTTTAGGAAAGAGATCATATAGAATGACACTTACCTTTTTCACTGAGGTGAATAAAGCAAGCAAGGTGGAATGAAGAGCCCTGAGTTGGGAGAGCTTTTATACAGTTCCCTAGATCATGGGGATCACTTAAGGTGCAATTTGTGCATGTGCATAATTGGGGCAAACCCAAAACTAATATGACACGTAGGTCCTCAAAGTTTTGCTGactatttgtttatttgttggTTTGAAGTCTCGTGAAATATGATAGGTGCATTTCATCACAGAAGCCTCTTTCAACTCAAATGGTTATATGTCATATTCATTCCTGTTATCATTCCATTCTCATCCTTGGTGTTACAACAAGAATTATACTAACGCTCTTCCTCAGCTTCTCCATTATTCATGGCAAAACCTGGCTGCTCACTGCGTGACTGTGGTTACCTGATGTGTACAGAGTTTTCCATTAGATCCAGGCTGTAAGATACCTGGAGATAAAATGAAGTTCATTAGAACAACTTTGGGCTCGTCTGTTTTATCTTTATCATTTGCACTCTCAGCTACTTAAGGTGAGACCAATACTGCACCCAACAGAAGCCATAGAAAACATCCTGTGGTCCTTAAATGGTTTTCTATTGTTTGGCTTTTGCTCCTGAACACAATGCTGGCCTCATCTAATGAACGAGGGACTTGGGGAAATACCTCTTGCTTGCTTTGTTGTGCATTCAGCTGTGGATTACTCTCCCTGTCCTTTTCTCAAACACTGGCAAGTCCTTTGGACCATCATTCCACAACCATGGAAGAAGACCAATGAGGTCTTCTTAAGCAGAGGGCAGAGATAGAACATAGTTTTAAACTACTCAGATTTTTCTAGCAGGTCTATCTCACTGTATTTCAGCCCAGGTTGGAGTCTAGAGGCAAAATAATACTTACTCTTTCTGTTCTCAAGATTGCAAAGCACTTTCTTTGTGAAACATTTGACACccacattttccagttttctgtctCCTGATACAAAGCCTTCAGGGATTCCTTTTGAGGTCCATCTTCAGATCAGGCAATATTGAAGACTACTGAGAAAcgaaattaaatgaaacatgaCTGGTGGCAACTTGCTAAAGCTATCTGGAGATACACCATGATAGAGACAGAGAAATCATTTACATGGATAAAGGCTGCTCATTTATAGAATTGTAACATCTCGAGAAAACAACTAAATCCTCTGTTTCTGTGGTCTGATGTGCAACTGCGAATGATAAAGATACACTGATTATACAGCTtatgaaatgctgtattttatttaaaagtttatatttaATTCTGTACTTCTATGTTGAAAAAAACTGAAGATGCACAAATCCCCAGTATTCAGCCATGAACTGATTATACCAAGGATACAAATACCTTGGCTTACATATTTTAATGTGATGTCATTTCATAATTGCTAGGCACCTAAATCCAGGGAGATGCCTTTAATCTAATCGTAAGTATGCATTCTCAAACCATTAGTGGATAGTTTGCAGCATTTAAAAGACTTGCTCCCTGGAAGCTTGAAAATATTATTGTCCAAAAAAATTCTAACCACCTCAAAGGCTGAGAAACCCACCTCATAATTTAGAGATAATCTATGGCATAGAGTCTGCAGTATTAAAACAACACATCTGTAAACAAGGGAAGAACCAGCCTTTGTTTTGCGTGGTGCATTCCAAGTTTATAATTGTTCCCTGTTTGCAGAAACTGCCAGCTCAGCCCTATTCTGGACTTATGGCTTGCAGCAACAATAGTGTATTTTGGGAGGTCATGAATTCCTGAAAATCGAAGTCAATAATTCAAAGCATTTCTGTCACATTTCAATTTTTGCACTAGAGGATCCATTTGTACTGAAAAAGCTTAGGTTTCCTCAGGTCTATTAAATGTTCTCAAGTACCATCTTTGCACCGACAACATCAAACCAACAATAACTGGAAAAATTCTCTTCGGGATCTCCAGTCCCTTTGTAGCTTTAGTTAACTTCAGAAACGCATTCCatgtttatttcttaaaaaacaaaaacaagcccCAGGAAGATAAAGGCTTCCTCTCCGTCTCCTATGTGAAATTGTGCAGACTTATCCCCACACATTTTTGTAGGAGAATACAACTGTTTGAGTGACTGATGAATGGAGAAACTGATTCAACTCATATCTGCATGAAAAGAGTTCCCAGCGCTCCAAAACTAAGGATTTCACAATTTTTCTGCTCAAAGCGAAATTTCAGTTTCCACATAAGCCTTATTTAGAGACTGAAGCACACGTTGCAGATCCCTGgaattgctgctgctcttcGGAGCTAAATTGTCTCTGTTACGGGCCAGTGTCAAATACTACTGAAAAACATCATCGACTCCCAAGGGTGTTGTGTCCCCCACCTGTGGGTGAGCAAGCTAAACATGCAGCAACCACCCCCAGCCTTCCTGCTTATCACATTCACAGTCTTTAACTTCTGTCCTGGCAGGTTGTACTGTGAACTATATGCACTTAAACAAAAATCCTGTCCATGACAGCAGTTTGTAATTCTGATAAACCCATGATACAGTTTCCAGGTATTAAGTTAATACAAGAGGAGGTGGcttaataatttctgttctaATTTCAAGGAAGTGACTGGAATAATGCCAGGTATTAATTTTCCCCAACAAGTCACAAGATGAAAGAATTCTCTATAATCTAAAGTAATGTTTAGGTCCCATTACAAACATATTTGAAAGGACTCATAAACTCCAATAACGAACACAGCAATTTCATCATCTCAACGAGTTACACGTGTTTGAAATTGGGGCGGGCAAGCAGTGCTGATCTTGTACCTCCAGTTGCTCTGATATAAAAGCTCTTGTCTCTCATAGCTCTTCCAAACACTTCTCTTGACTTCTTGGTGACTTGGGTAAGTCTGATTCTTCTCTATTGCTATCAATGTATCTTTTTATTGCTGCTATTTCAACTTTGGTTGATGTCCACCATCCATACTGTTGAGTGTATCTGCACTGCCTTGGGACAGAGATCCTCTTGCTGGCTCTGGGGTGGCAGATACACCTATTTGGTGCGTGGGGCATGGCGGAGTTCTCAGTGTCAGGAACACTGGGACATGCATAGCACTACCCTCTCTTCAATGCATTTAACTTGTTCCAAAGTTTGCATGTTATTGAGGTTCAACATTTAATAAGAGCGTCACCACTGCAGCCATTCATGCAACCTGAGATGAATGAGCAATGCATCTGAGAAAGTTATGTGTGTTGTCCTGGTACAGCAAATCTTCTGGCTGtccttttcttgcttgctttcataCTCTTAGAACCCTGCTAAGGACTTTCAGGGCATAGTGAGTGAAGAGTAAAATAACCCttggagaaaagaacaaagtttaGAAGGGAGAATACAGGCTGAATTCTTGGGTTTACCAAGGAGTCCTGGTTCATCCTGGgaataataatttgaaatgagCTTTCTGAAAGACATTACAGACTAAAATGCTGATTTATGTTGAAATTGTCTAGGCTGTATCCATACAGTGGCTGCGTAGATGGGAACTGGGATAATAACGTTACCAAATGTCCTTTATTGTCTTGTCAAATGGCTTTCTGAGCAATCTGGGCAGTGACAATCCCATAATCTGTTGTTCTTACAACTCTCAGCAAAATTGGGATGAGTGGGAAGAAGAAGCTACTGTAATTAAGTTATATATAAACCACATCTCATGTAAACCTGCTGAACCCAAATCCAAGTTTTCCTACTGACTCATCAAATTACCTTGGACAAAAtcactttgctttctctgtttttgcttctcagttttcagtttaataTGTAGAAATATATCTAAGTTCTTTGCAGGATATTCGTGAGGGACAACACTTTCAGAGCTAGGCATAATGCTTCCCATATGCTTTTGTATGTGTAGACGTTTTTTTAGagaatttttgaaaatctgcTCTTTGAAAGAAGAGGATTATGATTGCAAAGtgggaaataaatttatttcctcAAAATCCTGTACTTCactcattattttaatgtaaactaTCAAACTTTGAAGTTTTTGTCTTCTACTTAGTCTAATCATCAGTGTGTGTTACAGCTTACCTTCACCCCTGCGAGATGTCTTGCTACGACCTGTGCTCCACCTCTGCCTGCGGCGTCTACCGCCCTCAGCCCCTTGCTGACAGCTGCAACGAGCCGTGCGTCCGTCAGTGCCCTGACTCCACGACTGTGATCCAGCCGCCTCCAGTCGTCGTCACCTTCCCTGGCCCCATCCTCAGCTCTT carries:
- the LOC140644115 gene encoding scale keratin-like; amino-acid sequence: MSCYDLCSTSACGVYRPQPLADSCNEPCVRQCPDSTTVIQPPPVVVTFPGPILSSFPQDSVVGSSGAPVLGGYGGYGSLGYGGLGGYGGYGSLGYRGLYGYGASLGYGGLYGYGRPYGSGYCNPYSYWYNRYSRGSCGPC